One Acidobacteriota bacterium genomic window carries:
- a CDS encoding tetratricopeptide repeat protein, with the protein MKIRGGAAMGVLVPALTLLLALFATAPAAAQGEEEALFAIEVGSAARAGTLDQRLEDLQEAGVEARIERREGLYRVLIGSWSEVEPARRALERWRQDYPSAVLYANPAGEQQLAERARREEGGAESVRRSSGPEARQTADATAEPSRRGRGEAGEAQTEVQRQGQQNVAVPEQAQVAARLAEQRRRESRERWRTEEARLWALAGEQRWREVAQAIQEIEEEDPYWAPPQELQDLLAGEEQRRRAAQAVAGGRWREVVSLAQELPEEFSCRRIDLLWGLAEAQARTGDEAASAQTYRRAIASCDRRHVLTTLEKAAMVLGPGVLTQLDDLARQRAPEADRERLAELQYSYYAGRMGAAAEAERPRDVVRWLGEIEDEVQERQEAGLAEAAGWSYRSLQQPALARRWFERALEWQPDRESAAYGLALTQLAAGELEALAQWPQRFPDSQRLVELVEQGVAEEVRRSFEEENYLETVSLLQRRRLQRSLDRDQRLLLAWSWFHLGELDQARALFTELYESGPDAESREGLIRSLQQARDFAALADLMEEPVPESSSSEEPDGEVLNAIAWGLVENGEMERGEGFFRRALARNPELEDAAYGLALLQLEGGDLAAADETLASFEESPRLAELKGRIELQRAQQAYAQKNYAAALEHLQAAAARRELEDPERRLKAWSLFHLERFAEAALTFQQIYRHRPDEAAARGLMLSLAQQQRWDAVAPLALQVARAVDQRWPELLEGTLPEEEAGLLMVLAWSAHRQGDGEAAELWFRRAAELDPTLEDATYGLALSRFEADDLAAAEEVARGNLDHPPLRELLARILVRRAQDAYQRREHRESLALLEESRLFEPLDSTAEVLRGWNLYQLGQYDQASAALEP; encoded by the coding sequence ATGAAGATCCGAGGCGGGGCGGCCATGGGAGTCCTGGTCCCGGCGTTGACGCTGCTGCTGGCCCTCTTCGCCACGGCGCCGGCGGCGGCCCAGGGAGAGGAGGAGGCTCTCTTCGCCATCGAGGTGGGCAGCGCTGCCCGGGCCGGTACCCTCGACCAGCGCCTCGAGGATCTGCAAGAGGCCGGCGTCGAGGCGCGCATCGAGCGCCGTGAAGGGCTCTACCGGGTGCTCATCGGCAGCTGGAGCGAGGTCGAACCCGCCCGCCGGGCCCTCGAGCGGTGGCGCCAGGACTACCCGTCCGCCGTGCTCTACGCCAACCCCGCCGGGGAGCAACAGCTGGCCGAGAGAGCTCGCCGGGAGGAAGGGGGCGCCGAGTCCGTGCGCCGGTCTTCCGGCCCGGAGGCGCGACAGACCGCCGATGCGACGGCGGAGCCGAGTCGCCGCGGGCGGGGGGAGGCCGGTGAAGCCCAGACCGAAGTCCAGCGTCAAGGGCAGCAGAATGTCGCGGTGCCGGAGCAGGCGCAGGTGGCCGCCCGGCTGGCGGAGCAGCGCCGCCGGGAATCCCGGGAGCGGTGGAGAACCGAGGAGGCGCGGCTGTGGGCGCTGGCCGGTGAGCAGCGCTGGCGGGAAGTGGCCCAGGCGATTCAGGAGATCGAGGAGGAGGACCCATATTGGGCGCCGCCCCAGGAGCTCCAGGATCTGTTGGCCGGCGAGGAGCAGCGCCGGCGGGCGGCACAGGCGGTGGCCGGCGGCCGTTGGCGGGAAGTGGTGTCGCTGGCCCAGGAGCTGCCGGAGGAGTTCAGCTGCCGGCGCATCGATTTGCTCTGGGGGTTGGCGGAAGCCCAGGCGCGCACCGGCGACGAGGCGGCTTCCGCCCAAACCTATCGCCGGGCCATCGCCTCCTGCGACCGGCGCCACGTGCTGACTACCCTCGAGAAGGCCGCCATGGTCCTCGGGCCCGGCGTTCTGACGCAGCTCGACGATCTCGCCCGGCAGCGGGCGCCGGAGGCCGACCGAGAGCGGCTGGCGGAGCTGCAGTACTCCTACTATGCCGGCCGCATGGGGGCCGCGGCGGAAGCGGAGCGCCCTCGGGACGTGGTGCGCTGGCTGGGAGAGATCGAAGACGAGGTCCAGGAACGGCAGGAGGCCGGGCTGGCGGAGGCCGCCGGGTGGAGCTACCGCAGCCTGCAACAGCCGGCCCTGGCCCGCCGCTGGTTCGAGCGCGCCTTGGAATGGCAGCCGGATCGGGAGAGCGCCGCCTATGGTCTGGCCCTGACCCAGCTGGCCGCCGGCGAGCTCGAGGCTTTGGCGCAATGGCCCCAGCGCTTCCCCGACAGCCAGCGGCTGGTGGAGCTGGTGGAGCAGGGGGTGGCCGAGGAGGTGCGCCGCAGCTTCGAAGAAGAGAACTACCTGGAGACCGTCAGCCTGCTGCAGCGCCGCCGGCTGCAACGATCCCTGGACCGGGACCAGCGCCTGTTGCTGGCCTGGAGCTGGTTTCACCTGGGGGAGCTGGACCAGGCTCGGGCCCTCTTCACCGAGCTCTACGAGAGCGGCCCCGACGCCGAGAGCCGGGAAGGATTGATCCGCAGCCTCCAGCAGGCGCGGGACTTCGCGGCGCTGGCGGACCTGATGGAGGAGCCGGTGCCGGAGAGCTCGTCATCGGAGGAGCCCGACGGCGAGGTGCTCAACGCCATCGCCTGGGGGCTGGTGGAGAACGGCGAGATGGAGCGCGGCGAGGGCTTCTTCCGCCGCGCCCTGGCCCGGAATCCGGAGCTGGAGGATGCCGCCTACGGCCTAGCCCTGCTGCAACTCGAAGGGGGCGACCTGGCCGCCGCCGACGAGACTCTGGCGAGCTTCGAGGAAAGCCCCCGGCTGGCGGAGCTGAAGGGCCGCATCGAGCTGCAACGGGCGCAGCAGGCTTACGCCCAGAAGAACTACGCCGCCGCCCTCGAACACCTGCAGGCCGCCGCCGCCCGCCGCGAGCTAGAGGACCCGGAACGCCGCCTCAAGGCCTGGAGCCTCTTCCACCTGGAGCGCTTCGCCGAGGCCGCCCTGACCTTTCAGCAGATCTACCGCCATCGTCCCGACGAGGCCGCCGCCCGCGGGTTGATGCTCAGCCTGGCGCAGCAGCAGCGTTGGGATGCGGTGGCGCCGTTGGCCCTGCAGGTGGCCCGGGCGGTGGATCAGCGCTGGCCCGAGCTGCTGGAGGGAACCCTTCCCGAGGAGGAGGCAGGACTCCTCATGGTGCTCGCCTGGAGCGCCCACCGCCAGGGGGATGGGGAGGCCGCGGAGCTGTGGTTCCGGCGCGCCGCAGAGCTCGATCCCACCCTCGAGGATGCCACTTACGGTCTGGCCCTCAGCCGCTTCGAAGCCGACGATCTGGCGGCGGCGGAGGAGGTCGCCCGCGGCAACCTCGACCACCCGCCGCTGCGCGAGCTGTTGGCCCGCATCTTGGTGCGCCGGGCCCAGGACGCCTATCAGCG
- a CDS encoding glycosyl hydrolase family 8, with protein MIPTDSRRRFSGSHLKPHSRSKPAWLAVLGALLLLGVAQGCTPEAPPEEPAVAAVTEEPLEEGGEEVSEVDEWSLYRQRFITPEGRTIDTANRSITHSEAQGFALLLAAAYDDRETFDRLWTWTREHLQVREDQLLAWRWSPENGVDDPNNATDGDLLVTWALLRAWRRWDETEYRDAGLRIAEDLRSTVVHPSPHGPVLLPGQHGFNHPGELTVNLSYWVFPALAVLEVEAPAPEWAEVRETGLALLGPSCFGQWQLPPDWLRVEPELAVAPGFDPLFGYNAVRIPLYLVWAGLETEERLRPYLDFWEHFRGARFLSAWTDLTDDSIGSYDAGQGIHGIVALTRAAAGREPGRSARIAAAPLDPEEHYYSASLLLLSRLAMEERP; from the coding sequence ATGATTCCCACCGATAGCCGCCGGCGCTTCTCGGGGTCCCATTTGAAGCCCCATTCGAGATCAAAGCCCGCCTGGCTGGCGGTGCTGGGGGCGCTGCTGCTCCTGGGAGTGGCTCAAGGCTGCACGCCGGAGGCACCGCCGGAAGAGCCGGCGGTGGCGGCGGTGACGGAGGAGCCGTTGGAGGAAGGCGGGGAGGAGGTATCCGAGGTGGACGAGTGGAGTCTTTATCGGCAGCGCTTCATCACCCCCGAGGGGCGCACCATCGATACCGCCAACCGCAGCATCACCCACTCCGAGGCCCAGGGCTTTGCCTTGTTGCTGGCGGCGGCCTACGACGACCGGGAGACCTTCGATCGCCTGTGGACCTGGACCCGGGAGCATCTCCAGGTGCGGGAGGACCAGCTCCTGGCCTGGCGTTGGTCGCCGGAGAACGGGGTGGACGATCCCAACAACGCCACCGACGGCGATCTACTGGTGACCTGGGCGCTGCTGCGGGCCTGGCGCCGGTGGGACGAGACGGAGTATCGCGACGCCGGGCTCAGAATCGCCGAGGATCTGCGCTCGACCGTCGTGCATCCGAGCCCCCACGGCCCGGTGCTCCTGCCGGGGCAACACGGCTTCAATCATCCTGGCGAGCTCACCGTCAACCTCTCCTATTGGGTCTTCCCGGCCCTCGCCGTCCTCGAGGTGGAGGCACCGGCCCCGGAGTGGGCCGAGGTGCGGGAAACCGGTTTGGCCCTCCTCGGTCCCAGCTGCTTCGGCCAATGGCAGCTGCCGCCGGACTGGTTGCGGGTGGAACCGGAGCTGGCGGTGGCCCCGGGCTTCGACCCCCTCTTCGGCTACAACGCCGTCCGCATCCCCCTGTACCTGGTGTGGGCGGGGTTGGAGACGGAAGAGCGGCTGCGGCCCTACCTGGACTTCTGGGAGCACTTCCGCGGCGCACGCTTCCTCTCCGCCTGGACCGACCTCACCGACGACAGCATCGGCTCCTACGACGCCGGCCAGGGCATCCACGGCATCGTCGCCCTGACCCGCGCCGCCGCCGGCCGCGAACCCGGCCGGAGCGCCCGCATCGCGGCGGCGCCGCTGGATCCGGAGGAGCACTACTATTCCGCCAGCCTGCTGCTGCTCAGTCGGCTGGCGATGGAGGAGCGGCCGTGA
- a CDS encoding cellulose biosynthesis cyclic di-GMP-binding regulatory protein BcsB — MLLMLPPTALSVRTALARGLWLAALVAVLAPVTAFGQPDPRAANTAAVVESSSVEGRFEAPLRAFRERQEPLTLRNATSQESIFIPISPRMEVQSARLHLEYTNSAALLRDRSLLRVSLSGRILAQVDLDPDQPNGVLDITLPADLLRESYNELTFWVAQHYTLECEDPTAPELYTQIDVDASVLVLEATLVPLNPTLADLEELIDPRLWGAYRLQILSPGGGDDALRWGGLVAQGAGLRLRYKSLAAEHQRLRTRVPDPAGETAGWRFPGLDQAYHGGRDLVLTGTRSELAGLLDPSLAAAIDGPFLGIYPQDGDSRFFVLVVSGNTPEEVSLAARSFAYTNYPLPDAVHSRIEELAVPELPDYSARNVVHENRTYPFTYFGFETETLEGISPGTSDLAVWVPPDFFVRESSSVELSLHFAYGAAMRADSVLNIFLNGLFQDVIYLRNENGEVFRDYRIQIPLRSFRPGDNQISFVPQMMPKITGDCQAIQTRNLVFTLFDDSTVKLPDAAHFVDMPDLQRFSATAFPFGVEGDGSGMGLQVLAKDELTIGAAWTLLARLAQVRGLPLTEALVSHDRPDEDLDWLLVGPSSSLTAEVLDGAPVKLGEVIEVPHPSAVRQQPEASPAGLFGRLRGWLGSLVELEEGKQALPPEVVRLTQTGGLGRFSLMMEYESPWRSGSTLAVVVAEDGERLYDGVAQLVDPGFWDNLQGDLALWEKRSASLRTVSVAERYKVGGLGPQGRMEYFFSKNPWFWTILLLLLMVLFALAALFLLRRYRQRHHPEVGGENELDDFPPPDGEAEFGDGEFRESDFDDRDRGSRALDAPRRGSDPDGSSLHDPALEEDLDSRGEDDDSHR, encoded by the coding sequence ATGCTTCTGATGCTCCCCCCCACCGCTTTGTCGGTCCGCACCGCGCTGGCTCGCGGCCTGTGGCTTGCGGCGCTCGTCGCCGTCCTCGCTCCGGTGACCGCCTTCGGTCAGCCCGATCCCCGTGCCGCCAACACCGCGGCGGTGGTGGAGTCGTCGTCGGTGGAAGGACGGTTCGAGGCGCCGCTACGGGCTTTTCGCGAGCGCCAGGAGCCCCTGACCTTGCGCAACGCCACCAGTCAGGAATCGATCTTCATCCCCATCTCCCCGCGCATGGAGGTGCAGAGCGCCCGGCTGCATCTGGAGTACACCAACTCCGCCGCGCTGCTGCGGGATCGCTCGCTGTTGCGAGTCAGCCTCAGCGGCCGCATCCTGGCCCAGGTCGATCTCGATCCGGACCAGCCCAACGGCGTGTTGGACATCACCTTGCCGGCGGATCTGCTGCGGGAGAGCTACAACGAGCTGACCTTCTGGGTCGCCCAGCACTACACCCTGGAGTGCGAGGATCCCACGGCGCCGGAGCTCTACACTCAGATCGACGTGGACGCTTCGGTGTTGGTGCTGGAAGCGACCCTCGTGCCCCTGAACCCGACCCTGGCGGATTTGGAAGAGCTCATCGACCCCCGACTGTGGGGTGCCTACCGGCTGCAAATCCTCAGCCCCGGCGGCGGCGACGACGCCCTGCGGTGGGGGGGATTGGTGGCTCAGGGGGCGGGCCTGCGGCTGCGCTACAAGAGCCTCGCGGCGGAGCACCAGCGGTTGCGCACCCGGGTGCCGGATCCTGCCGGCGAAACCGCCGGATGGCGCTTTCCGGGCCTCGATCAGGCGTACCACGGTGGCCGGGACTTGGTGCTCACGGGGACCCGCAGCGAGCTGGCGGGGCTGCTGGATCCGAGCCTCGCCGCTGCCATCGACGGTCCGTTCTTGGGTATCTATCCCCAGGATGGGGATTCCCGCTTCTTCGTTCTGGTGGTCTCCGGCAACACTCCGGAGGAGGTGAGCCTGGCGGCCCGTTCCTTCGCCTACACCAACTATCCCTTGCCGGACGCGGTGCACAGCCGCATCGAGGAGCTGGCGGTGCCGGAGCTGCCGGATTACAGCGCCCGCAACGTGGTGCACGAGAACCGCACCTATCCCTTCACCTATTTCGGCTTCGAGACCGAGACCCTGGAGGGCATCAGCCCCGGCACCAGCGATCTCGCTGTCTGGGTGCCGCCGGACTTCTTCGTCCGCGAGTCCAGCAGCGTGGAGCTCAGCCTGCATTTCGCCTACGGCGCCGCCATGCGCGCCGACTCGGTGCTCAACATCTTCCTCAACGGGTTATTCCAGGACGTCATCTACCTGCGCAACGAGAACGGCGAGGTCTTCCGCGACTACCGCATCCAGATTCCCTTGCGCTCCTTCCGGCCCGGCGACAACCAGATCAGCTTCGTGCCTCAGATGATGCCCAAGATCACCGGCGACTGTCAGGCCATCCAGACCCGGAACCTGGTGTTCACCCTCTTCGACGACTCCACCGTGAAGCTGCCGGATGCCGCCCACTTCGTCGACATGCCGGATCTCCAACGCTTCAGTGCCACCGCCTTCCCCTTCGGTGTCGAGGGCGATGGCTCCGGTATGGGTTTGCAGGTGCTGGCGAAGGACGAGCTCACCATCGGCGCCGCTTGGACGCTGCTGGCGCGGCTGGCCCAGGTACGCGGCCTGCCCCTGACCGAGGCCTTGGTTTCCCACGACCGGCCGGACGAGGATCTCGACTGGTTGTTGGTGGGGCCGTCCTCCTCCCTCACCGCGGAGGTTCTGGACGGGGCGCCGGTGAAGCTCGGGGAGGTCATCGAAGTGCCCCATCCCAGCGCCGTGCGGCAGCAGCCGGAGGCTTCACCGGCGGGCCTCTTCGGTCGCCTGCGGGGTTGGCTCGGGAGCCTGGTGGAGCTCGAGGAAGGGAAGCAAGCGCTGCCGCCGGAGGTGGTGCGCCTGACCCAGACCGGTGGTCTCGGACGCTTCAGCCTGATGATGGAATATGAGTCGCCGTGGCGCTCCGGCTCGACGCTGGCGGTGGTGGTGGCGGAGGATGGCGAGCGGCTCTACGACGGCGTCGCCCAGCTGGTGGATCCCGGGTTCTGGGACAATCTGCAAGGCGATCTGGCGCTGTGGGAGAAGCGTTCCGCCTCGTTGCGCACCGTCAGCGTCGCCGAGCGCTACAAGGTGGGCGGTCTCGGGCCCCAGGGGCGGATGGAGTACTTCTTCTCCAAGAACCCCTGGTTCTGGACCATCCTCCTGCTGCTCCTGATGGTGCTCTTCGCTCTGGCGGCCCTCTTCCTCTTGCGTCGCTATCGGCAGCGTCACCACCCGGAGGTCGGAGGGGAGAACGAGCTGGACGACTTCCCGCCGCCGGATGGCGAGGCGGAGTTCGGTGACGGGGAGTTTAGGGAGTCGGACTTCGATGATCGGGATCGCGGCTCGCGGGCCCTCGACGCGCCCCGCCGGGGCTCGGACCCCGACGGTTCGTCGCTGCACGACCCGGCCCTGGAGGAGGATTTGGACTCCCGGGGAGAGGACGATGATTCCCACCGATAG
- the bcsA gene encoding UDP-forming cellulose synthase catalytic subunit, with protein sequence MSGQSQDPQSQQDPSRRAASGAGAGAPAAAPEGILRRLSELIQDDKWARRICVGAALGILFLAYLPVDVQAQQILGVVLFAAMLVFKAMPRTPLTSFLFISCGAFLTLRYLFWRTGYTVVYQDFPSFVCSILLYTAEVYGIVLYLVSLFINSSFLNRKPVPLTGPPESWPTVDIMVPSYNEPQHLLEVTLIAALQVDYPKDRFNVYLLDDGGTTQKRGDSDPGKAQEAKDRHRDLQIMCAELGAYYVTRDKNLHAKAGNINSALEKIEKGEVSDPHSGEVKTPSELILILDADHVPSPDFLRKTVGWFQRDPKLFLMQTPHFFLNPDPIEKNLQTFQRMPSENEMFYRVIQRGLDFWNCSFFCGSAAVLRREYLMQIGGISGISITEDAETALALHGLGYHSAYLDQPLIAGLQPETFGGFVVQRTRWAQGMVQIFLLRNPLKMKGLTLPQRLGYFNSSFFWFFAYSRAVFLVAPAFFLIFGLQIYRANLQEFLGYAVPHVIGAILASAYLFGHVRWTLFSELYETMQSIFCLRGLVQVFINPHSPSFGVTPKGEHLENNFISPFAGTFYTLTLIMVASLGAAVYRYYAYPLDRGVVVITGIWAILNILLLIAALGAVYERAQRRDYPRVKVGYRGRLRSGDSRVPCRLLDISVSGVGVIVPWRYSAALEGLRGTRLEVFDPRQDGWVEVPVTVRNRRYGRSGMTLGMAFGEASTEDRFKIVRLIYGDSRRWNEFLYSRDQPSSVFFGIGFLLSRGIAAATNHLLHIVRWAFVGSVRWVAAGFRRVFALDSAGAATEQSNGKV encoded by the coding sequence ATGAGCGGGCAATCCCAGGACCCTCAGTCTCAGCAGGATCCATCCCGGAGAGCCGCATCCGGTGCCGGCGCCGGCGCCCCGGCCGCCGCCCCGGAAGGAATCCTGCGCCGCCTGTCAGAGCTGATCCAGGACGACAAATGGGCCCGGCGCATCTGCGTGGGTGCGGCCTTGGGAATCCTCTTCCTGGCCTATCTGCCGGTGGATGTCCAGGCCCAGCAGATCCTCGGGGTGGTGCTCTTCGCCGCCATGCTGGTGTTCAAGGCGATGCCGCGCACGCCCCTCACCAGCTTTCTCTTCATCAGCTGCGGCGCCTTCCTCACCCTGCGCTACCTCTTCTGGCGCACCGGCTATACGGTGGTCTACCAGGACTTTCCGAGCTTTGTCTGCTCGATCCTGCTGTACACCGCCGAGGTGTACGGCATCGTCCTCTACCTGGTCAGCTTGTTCATCAACTCCAGCTTCCTCAACCGCAAGCCGGTGCCCCTCACCGGCCCGCCGGAGTCCTGGCCGACGGTGGACATCATGGTGCCGAGCTACAACGAGCCCCAGCACCTCCTGGAGGTCACCCTCATTGCGGCCTTGCAGGTGGACTATCCGAAGGACCGATTCAACGTCTATCTGCTGGACGACGGCGGCACGACGCAGAAGCGCGGCGATTCCGACCCGGGCAAGGCCCAGGAGGCGAAGGATCGCCACCGGGACTTGCAGATCATGTGCGCCGAGCTGGGGGCCTACTACGTCACCCGGGACAAGAACCTCCACGCCAAGGCGGGCAACATCAACTCGGCGCTGGAGAAGATCGAGAAGGGCGAGGTCAGCGACCCCCACTCCGGGGAGGTGAAGACGCCCAGCGAGCTGATTCTGATCCTCGACGCCGATCACGTTCCGTCGCCGGATTTTCTGCGCAAGACCGTCGGCTGGTTCCAGCGCGACCCCAAGCTCTTCCTGATGCAGACGCCGCATTTCTTCTTGAATCCCGATCCCATCGAGAAGAATCTCCAGACCTTCCAGCGCATGCCCAGCGAGAACGAGATGTTCTACCGCGTCATCCAGCGCGGCCTGGACTTCTGGAATTGCTCCTTCTTCTGCGGATCGGCGGCGGTGCTACGGCGGGAGTACCTGATGCAGATCGGCGGCATCAGCGGCATCAGCATTACCGAGGACGCGGAGACCGCCCTGGCTCTCCACGGTCTGGGCTATCACAGCGCCTATCTGGACCAGCCCCTCATCGCCGGTCTCCAGCCCGAGACCTTCGGCGGCTTCGTGGTCCAGCGCACCCGCTGGGCCCAGGGCATGGTGCAAATCTTCCTGCTGCGCAATCCGCTGAAGATGAAGGGGCTGACCCTGCCCCAGCGGTTGGGGTACTTCAACAGCTCGTTCTTCTGGTTCTTCGCCTACTCCCGGGCGGTCTTCCTGGTGGCGCCGGCCTTCTTCCTGATCTTTGGGCTGCAGATCTACCGCGCCAACCTGCAGGAATTCCTGGGCTACGCGGTGCCCCACGTGATCGGCGCCATCCTCGCATCCGCCTATCTCTTCGGCCACGTGCGCTGGACCCTCTTCTCCGAGCTCTACGAGACCATGCAGAGCATTTTTTGCCTGCGGGGTCTGGTGCAGGTCTTCATCAACCCGCACTCTCCAAGCTTCGGCGTCACCCCCAAGGGAGAGCATCTGGAGAACAACTTCATCTCTCCCTTCGCCGGTACGTTCTACACCCTGACCCTGATCATGGTGGCGTCCCTGGGGGCGGCGGTGTACCGCTACTATGCCTATCCGTTGGATCGCGGCGTGGTGGTGATCACCGGCATCTGGGCGATTCTCAATATCCTCTTGCTCATCGCGGCACTGGGAGCGGTCTACGAGCGCGCCCAGCGGCGCGACTATCCGCGGGTCAAGGTCGGGTATCGCGGCCGTCTTCGCAGCGGGGACAGCCGGGTGCCGTGCCGCTTGTTGGACATTTCCGTCAGCGGCGTCGGAGTCATCGTGCCCTGGCGTTACTCGGCGGCCCTGGAGGGCCTGCGGGGGACGCGGCTGGAGGTCTTCGACCCGCGCCAGGACGGCTGGGTGGAGGTCCCGGTGACGGTGCGCAACCGGCGCTATGGCCGTAGTGGCATGACCCTGGGAATGGCCTTTGGCGAGGCCAGCACCGAGGACCGGTTCAAGATCGTGCGGCTGATCTACGGCGACAGCCGGCGCTGGAACGAGTTCCTCTACAGCCGTGACCAGCCCTCCAGCGTCTTCTTCGGCATCGGCTTCCTGCTCTCCCGGGGCATCGCCGCCGCCACCAACCATCTGCTTCATATCGTGCGCTGGGCCTTTGTCGGTTCGGTTCGATGGGTGGCCGCGGGATTCCGCCGTGTCTTCGCCCTCGATTCCGCCGGCGCAGCTACCGAACAATCCAACGGGAAGGTTTGA